Below is a genomic region from Flavobacterium ginsengisoli.
CATTGGCAAATCTTCCCACAGATAGCTATTTAATACTAGGGAAAAATGTTCGCAAAGTCATAATGGAATATTTGACTAGTTGGGAAAATTCAAAAAAACAATAAATCTAATTGAAAAACTACTTAATTATGAAAACATTACTTACGTTACTTCTATCAGTTTTATTATTTACAGGTGTTTATGCGCAAAAATTGCCACGAATTAAAGTTTTGGCAACAGGAGGAACAATCGCTGGAAAAGGAGCATCGGCAGATCGTTCTGCATATAAAGCGGGAGAACTCCCTATTAAAGATCTGATTGGCGCTGTTCCAGGTATAGAAAAAATTGCCGATATCACAGGAGAACAAATTGCAAATGTAGGCAGACCAAGATATGAGCATTGATATTTGGATTAAGCTCAATAATAGAATTAATGAAATCTACAAAAATAATGAAGCAGATGGCATTGTCATAACACATGGAACAGATACTCAGGAAGAAACCGCCTATTTTTTATCTCTAACCTCTCGTTATGATAAACCTGTAATAATAACAGGCTCTATGCGTCCTGCAACTGCTATAAGCGCCGATGGACCAAAAAACCTTTTTGATGCGGTGACTTTGGCGGCTTCAAAACAAGCGAGCAAATAGCGGAGTATTGTTGGTATTTAATGAATACATATTTTCCGGTCGGGCTGCTTTAAAAACAAGCACAACCCATTTAAATGCTTTTACAGCTCCAAACAGCGGACCTATTGGACAGGTTTATGATGGAAAAGTTGTGATGTATGAAAAAATACTCCGTAAAACGAACAAGGATACGCCTTTTGATATCACAGGTTTAAAAACACTTCCAGAAGTTGCAGTAGTAGAATTATATGCAGATGCTCCTGCAACAGCTATAAATGCGTATGTGAATTCTGGAGTAAAAGGAATTGTAACAGGTGGTTTAGGAAATGGAAATCTTAACAAGGTCAATTCAGATGCAGTCGCAGCTGCAGTGAAGAAAGGGGTAGTTGTAGTAAGAGCCTCAAGAGTAGCAACTGGTAGAGTTACGCTTTTGGATGAAACGGATGATCAAAAATTAGGAACAATTGTAGCAGATGATTTAGTCCCTCAGAAAGCTAGAATTTTGCTAATGCTTGGACTAACACAAACAAACGACACAAAAAAACTGCAGGAGTACTTTTTTGAGTATTGATGCAGAAGGGAAAAGGAGATAAAATAACAGTATTCTAAAAAATAAAAATATGCGTATACTATTTTTAATACTTTCATTTAGTTTATTGGTGTCTAATGTTTATTCCCAACAAGAAAAGCAGGCCGATACAACGGTAAATCATACTGTACCATTAATAAAAGCTAATAAAGCCGATCTGTTGAATAACATTGATGTTATTTTTAATACTCAAATTGGACTAAATAATAATTTTGAGGGTGGAAATTACACAGGAAGTAGCTTTGAAATTAATCAGTTTAGATTTGAAGTAAAAGGAAAAGTCTATAAAGACAAAGTTTTTTTTAGATTTAGAGACAGATACACAAGAGATCCAGAAACGCAATCGGTAGATAACATTAGCCATTCAACAGATTTAGCATTTATTGGGTATAAAATATCTGATCGTACAAGTATTGCTATCGGAAAAATGACAGCAAATTGGGGAGGATATGAATTTGATATGAATCCAATTGATATTTATCAGTACAACGACATTGTAGATAATTCAGATAATTTTTTAACTGGGGTTCAATTTAATTGGACACTATCAAAAAACCATGTTTTATCGGGTCAGATATTAAATTCAAGAACGAAAAGTTTCACAGAACTATACGAGAATGTACCCGATGTTGAGGAAGCAAAATTCCCTGCTTGCATACATTGGAAATTGGAACGGAAGTTTTCTAGATGGAAAATTTAAAACAATCTACAGCTTTAGCGTCTTTCAAGAAGCATTAAAAAATGGCAGACCAGTAAATATGTACTATACCGCGTTAGGAAATCAATTTAGGACAAAAAAATGGCTCTTCCAATATGATTTTAAATGGAGCATCGAAGATTTGGATCGCACTGGTGTTGTAAGTTCTCTTATTCCTGAGACAGTTTTAGATCATGCGGCAGAAAATGTTTATTATATAGAACACTGGCTCAGAACTGTCTACTCTATTAATGAACAATGGAAAATTTCCTTAATAGGCATGATAAGCACGTCTTATTGGAAGGATATATCATCACTAGAAAAGTCAGATAGGGTAAGAACAGCTTGGGGAGTAATTCCGACTGTTGAGTTTTATCCTATAAAAAACTTTAATTTAAAGTTTTTTGCTACTTATGTCGGAAGATATTACCGTTATAGCGATTATTCAAAAACAGTTTTAGGACAAGAAAATAATAATACAGGACGAATAATGATCGGTGTAATATCGCCACTATTAGTTTTATAGTTGCTATTATTTTTTTAAAACGGGTTTTCATTAAAAATTAAATAAAAAAAGGAAGATGTAAAACATCTTCCTTTTTTGTGGAGTCGCCGGATTTCGGTCGAAAAGTTAATTCCTATATTAATGTTTATAGATAAGCTTGAAAAAAAGCCTTAAAGTCTTATGTTTAAAGGTTTTTTTGGAAAATGATATTATGTTTAAGTTTATACTCATTTTTATATTTTGAATATTTTTTTGAGAAAATCGATTTTTTAAAAAAAAGATTTGGCCCAAGAATAGTGCAAGGTGTTCGACAGTTGAACACTTTGAATACCTACTTCAGGGTAAGTTGTTGCTCAGAAAAAATCTTAGAAATAGTTTTGTTGTTATAAATTAAATTATGCTGAGCGAATATACCAAAGAAGATATGATTGATATAAAAATATCAAGTTCTATTAGAAAATTTGAAAATGAGAAAGAAGAGCAGTTAACAGAATTATTAATTGAAATTCTTGTTGAGTCAATTTTAAACCAGTGCAATGAAGAAAGTAATAAGATATCTGAGGTTTAGCAGTCTTGGACAGAGCAACGGTTCGATAGAAGCGCAGGAATTATGCACTGATAAATGGATCTCGGATAATTGTGCAGAATTAGTAGATACTTTTGTGGATGTAGGCAAAAGTGCCAAAACTTTTGAAAGGCCTGATTTTATAAGACTGCAGGAGTTTGTTTCGAAGCACCATAAAACTGTAGATTATCTGCTTGTTGATCAAATGGACAGATTCAGCAGAAATGCAGGAGATGCGCTTACAATGATTAAAGAACTTCAGAAAAAATATAAAATACAGGTTGTAAGCGTTACAGAGGGAATTACGTTTGATTATGAAGTTCGGGAAACTTTTTTAGAACAGGGTTGCAGTTTTTATTAGCGGAAGAAGATAACATAAACAGGAGTATTAAGGTCCGCAAAGGTTTATATACGGCAAAGGCAAAAGAAGGACGTTTTATTGGAAGCACCCCTCCATTTGGTTATAGAAAAATTGGTGCTGGGAAAGATCGGCGCTTAGTGATTAGTGAAATTGAGGCTGAAATTGTAAAGTTTATTTATAAAAGCTATTTGAAGAACGTTCCTCTTTATGTCATTAAAAAAGAAGTTTATGAAATGGGATTTGACAGGAAAGGAAATGTTGCTGTAGAAAATATATTAAAAAATCCTGTTTATGCAGGTATGCTAGAAGTAGAAGCATTTAGAGAGCTACCCGGAGGGCTATTTCCAGCTGTTCATGAACCTATTATCGATAATAAGACTTGGATATTAGTACAGAATAAGATTAATGAACCCAAAAAGACTAGAGTTATTTTAGATGAACAGCTTCCGCTTAGAGGAATTTTAAAATGCCATTGCGGAAATCCTTTAACAGGCGCACCATCAAGAGGGAAATCAGGAAAATATTTCTACTATTATAAATGTAAATTTCCAAGACACAATAATCTTAGTGCCGTAAAAATTCATGACCAGCTTCTTTCAGTCTTAGAGGTAATAACTTTCCCTGAAAGCATGATTAATCAGATTATAAAAGGATGTCGAATAAAAGTAACTAAGGAATTAAATTTAAAAAAGCTAAAAATAATAAGAAAGGAAAAACAACTTTATGATTTTCAAGAAAAACTTTCACTTCTTGAAGAAAAATGGATTATTGGAGAAATAAGTGTCAAGAGTTTTGAAAAATGGAGTTTAGAATACCAAAGCAAAATAACACATATAGCCGAGTATATAAAAAAGATGAAATTGTTTGTAGCTAGAGTAACTGAATTACTTCAGCAGCGACTAGATTTACTTATTGATATGAAACAGATATTCTGCTTCGCAGCTTTATTGCAAAAGAGAGAGCTTCTAAAATTCTTGTTTAATAATAATCTGTATTATCTCAATGGTAATTATCTTACTAATGAAATAAATAAGTCAGTTTTATATAAATTATCTTCATTGGAAAATAGAGGACTATTTATAATATAATTTTCTTTATCTTCTTCCAGTATTAATTAATATTTATAAATAACACTGGATACATTTTGGCTATATTGCTATATTATTGATACTTTTGATAAGCAGAAACACCTGCGGATAAAATTTCGAATGCTCGCTTTTAAGCAGTAATGAACTGAATAATTGAAAGAGAAAACTGCTGAAAGAAATGGAAATTAAATTTATAGTACTACCGCTGAAACGCGATGTTGAAAATAGAACGATTTTAAAGAAAGTCGCTAAAGCTCATCAAGCTCTGGCAGAATTAAAAGGTGCTGCGAATGCAATTCCTAATGAAAGTATTCTAATAAATACTCTGTCTCTCCAAGAAGCAAAAGACAGTTCTGCAATTGAAAATATAGTAACCACGCATGATGAGCTTTATCAGAGTGATATATATACCCGTGATTTTAAATCTCTAGCGACGAAAGAAGTTTACAGTTATTCAAAAGCCCTTCAGCATGGTTTTACTAAAGTAAGAGAGAATGGACTTTTGATTAACTCATATATCCTTGAAATCCAGGCTGAATTGGAAGAAAATAAAGCAGGTTACAGAAAAGTTCCTGGAACATCTTTGAAAAATCAGAATGGAGAAGTTATTTATACTCCTCCACAGCACCCAGAGGAAATTATTTTATTGATGAATAATTTGGAAAGATTTATAAATGATGATGACATAAGTGATTTAGATTCTCTGGTAAAAATGGCTATTATTCATCATCAATTTGAAAGTATCCATCCTTTTTATGATGGTAATGGAAGAACAGGTCGTATCATTAATATATTATATTTAGTTAAACAAGGACTTTTGAAAATACCTATTTTGTATCTAAGCCGATATATTAACGAAAAAAAGCAGACTATTATAGACTACTCCAAGATGTTAGAGATAATGATAATTGGGAAGATTGGATTCTTTTTATGTTAGAAGGTGTTGAACAGACTTCAAAACAGACTATACTTCTCATTGATGGTATCAAGAGAGAAATGATGACATTTAAAAATAAAATGCGCCGTGATTTGCCAAAGATTTATAGTCAGGATTTATTAAATAACTTGTTTAGACATCCATATACAAAAATTGAGTTTGTAAAAAATGAGTTAAATGTAACTAGAGTAACTGCAACTAGATATCTTAATGAATTAGTCAGAGTTGGGCTTCTTGATAAACATAAGTTTGGAAGAGATATCTACTATATAAATACTTCTTTACTTATGCTACTAAGCAATGCTAATAAAAAGGAAGTATAACTTATTTCATTATATATATAGTATTACCAATATATTTACATAGAAATTTAATTAAATTATATGGAAATATAATGTTTTCTGTAGATATTAAAACAAAGTATATAGAAAACAATGGAAAACTATACATATCTATTGTAATATGTATAGAAAATACCAATTATATATACTAATTAATGTAGAAAAGTTGTTTATAGATGTTTTTAACACTGAAATAGATCAATACTTTTATTTAAACTTCTATTAGGCATATTGGATTTCTTGCAATGTAGATTTCTTTAAATTCTAATACCAATTAAAGAACTTTGAATGGTGAAGATATAAATTTCTAGCAATGAAAAGGCATTCCTGAAATGGTGTTTAACTTGTTTATAAATTGGTTTATAAGTATCTATGAATTTTGTAAAGAATAAGATTCGCCATATTTATCTTTGTAGAGTTAATTTGTTTAAACGAAATAACTCGATTCAAATGGTTTGGTTAGAGACGTCAGCATTTGTATTTAAATCTGCTACTGAAAGGGCACTATACACAGCAGAGCTATGGCACTAAGGTATGAGTAGTATGTATGGGAGGTTGATTAATAACCTGAAAGTTGATACCAATCTGGAGAGCATTAATCGAACTGCTTCAGACACGTGATGGGGAGGATGGCTCCGGAAGGAAGTTAACTTAACCTTGACTGTGAGTGATAACCTAATAGGGTAGCCGATTTAGGGGAAACTCACTATGCACATTCCAAAGAGAATTTTCCAAAAGGAATTTAAAATGTATATACTTTAATATATAAGTAAAAAGTTCGAAAAATCTAAAAATTCCCAAAAATTCGCAAAAATTTCAGGGAGCTAAAAGTCTCTAAGATTACAGAATTTCTCGAATTCTTGAATTTTTTCATTGGATTTTTTTTTGGCATAATTCTAAAAAGCTTCCCTAGAGAATTTGTCTGCTCAAACATATTTTATCAGTATAAAAAATTAGGAATAAACCATAAACTCGACAAAATGGCGAGTTTTTTTTGTCAAAAGTTTATACCTAGTAAAACGACTTTCTCAATAAATAAAGTTGAAAACTTATGTTGTTTTGAAACTATTTAGGTTTTGAAAATTTGATGTCACAGCTAATCTAAGATATTCTTTTGTAATTTGTACATCAATGGAAAAATAAACTTTAACAGATATAATAAACACACAAAAATTAAAAATAATTAATTAATTTTGTTTTTATGTGTGTTTTGATTATCTTTGAGAAAAAATAAAAGGAATGAATATCGGGCAAAGAATAAGAGAGTTACGTATAGAGAAAGGTTTTTCCCAAGAAGACCTGGCAATTCGGGCAAATTTCTCTAAGTCGTATATTCAAAAATTCGAAGAAGGGCAAAGAGATATTAAATCATCCCAAATGGCTCAACTTGCTGAAGCATTTGGAATGGATATATCTGAAATATTAAAACCGATTAATTATACTTCTAACGAGTTTGTAATTAAAAGCATAGAGTTTAGAGAAGCAAATAAACTTGAAATGCATGTAGATTATTTTACAAAAAAAATACTAGGTCTTTTATATAAAAAATATTCTGCCTATAGTAAGTTAGAAAAAATTATGAACGAAAATATTTCTTTTATAAATCCGCTAAGAAATTTTGAGAAAATATCTTCAAATGAAAATGTTGAACAGGCAGCAAAAATTTTAAGAAAAAAATGGAAATTTGAAGACACGCCAATATATAATTTGATTATTTTTTTAGAAGATCTAGGTGTTAAAATATTTGAAGTTGTCGAAGATGAGGATTTTGTGGGATTTTCTTGCTGGGTTAAAAGTACACCAATAATCGTTATTAATACCAAAAGTACAGATGTGTCAAGAAGAAGGTTTACGATTCTTCATGAACTTGCTCACCTGCTACTCGTATTTAAAGAAAATGAAAATAAAGATAAGATTGAGCGTTATTGTGACCAGTTTGCAGGAGCAATGCTTTTGCCAGAAGAAATTCTTAGATCATATGTAAACTCTACCGTAAGTATTACTCTTGAAGAACTTAAACGAATTAAAAGTAAGTACGGTATTTCAATACAGGCTATTTTAGTAAGAATGGCAAATATTAGGTTGATTAGCTGGGAAAAATATAAACAATGGAAAGATATTTACCATTCATGGACCGATAAAGATATTGAATACAACGGAAGAGAAAAAGTAAGCAGATTTAGTTATCTGCTTGCTAAAGGTTTAAGGGAGGGATTGATAACAAAAGATTTAGCAAGTGAACTTTCCGATATCCCTATGTCTCAATTAAGTAGTAGTGCTATAAATCAAGAATTTTTATTCTAATGATAGTGCTAAATGACATAGAATTATTAACATGTTTAAAGATTTTAAACATGTTGAAAAGTGAAGATTTTTATTTTTCGAATCTTTACATGACTAAAAATTATTTAACAGTTACAGAAAGACAAAGTCTTAATATTCTAGCTGAGGAAAAAAAATAGTCTTATTTGAATCCGGATCTAGCTTTTATAGTTTTTTTAATAAGTTAGATGCTGAAAGATATCCAATCGGATTGCCTGGAATGTCATCGGTTTATTATGCAAAGGAGAATAATATTCCAATTGTAACAAAATGTAGACTTACTAGAAGACTTGCGGAGGAAATAGGAGTGCTAGTATATAGTTACGAGGAAATGCTTAAATTAATTAATATACAGCAAAACCAAATTGATCATATCAATAATCTGCTATTAATGCTGGAGAACAGTCAAAATAATTGAAATTTCAATTTGAAAACTTAATAAAAATAACCGAAGCGAAATGGAATTAGGCTTCGGTCGGAAGAAATAAAACTTTGGACGGTATTAATTTCTTCTGCAAAAGTAATAGAATTCTATTTATTACCTAATTATTCCTTGGGTTTTTAGTCAAACGCCTCAGTATTAAAATGTTTGATTAGTCTAAATCTAAAAACCATGGCAAAAAATGGTACACCAGGAGACGGACATCGAAATGGTGCCGTTAAAGGAAGAAGTCAGACTTATAATCCGGCAACAGAACAGTATGTTAAAAGAGATACTAGTACTGGTCGCTTTATGGATGTTAAGAAAGATGGTACTCCATTTAAAGGGGTTAGAAAAGAGAAATAATTCTTTTTAAAACAATTAGAGTACAGCACCTGCAATATGGTGCAGTACTTCTATTTACCTCAATAATAAATTTTTAGGAATAATATTTTCTAGATTTCATTTAATCTTAAAAAAACTGATTGTTGCTTCAAAAAGGATGTAATAGTTAAAGAAAAACAGCTTAATAGTTAATGTATTGTTGCGGTATATTATTTTAATTGAAATATTTTTTTTAACGGTTTAAACTTTAAAATTGGTTTTTCTAGGAGTTTTACAACTAAAATAATCATCACTTAATTCTTATAAAAAATAGAAATGAATACTTCAGAAAAAGAAAGATTGAATTTCAATGTTAGCAGATTTGATCATTATTATGATACTATAAATAACAAAATAGCAGTTTATATCGCTATCAATACTTTTCTTTTGGGGGGAGTATTAGGAGCTTATTTAACTATTAAAGGTAAGATAGTAAATTTTGAATGTGTATTTGAATTTTTGGTGGTATTATTCACATTTATTGGATTAATAACTATAGCAGTATTGATTTATTCAAGTGTACCGTTTCTAAATTACAAGTCATCTTCTCTGTATTATTTTCTAACAATATCACAAAATTCATTAGAGGAGTATAAGAAAAAAGTAAAAAGAGGAACGAAAAAGATGATTTGAAGGACCTAAGAGAGCAGGTCTATTTCTTATCAAAAGGATTAAATAAAAAATTTACAATATTAAAATGGACAGGCTATTCAATGCTATTTCAGATAGTGGTTTTAATATTTGTAACAATAATAATTTTTAATAATAATATTTAATATGAATATATATTCAGATTACTTTGATGTAATCAAAGAGGCGGTGAGAGCTGACCAAAGTGGTGTTTTTCCTAAAGGTTTGGCAGGAGTTGGTAATTTGAGCGACAGCTCAAAAAAACCTTTTCAGCAATTAATAATAAAATATCTAAAAAAGAATTTGCTCCAAGTTTGAAAAAATACTCGGAAATAGTTGGTTTAATTGGTGTTAACTATAATCAAGAATTAGGACTTCATCCTGATTTTGGTTATTTAAAAGCGACAGATAACACTGAGGAACATTATATCATTTCCTGTTTTGTTGATATTGTAGGAAGTACTAATATGTTTAAAAAGTTTAGTAAAGAAGCAGTTTTTTTAATTACTAATACATTAGTAAAAGCTAATATTCATACAGCATTGATTCATGGAGGATATGTCCAAAGAATTCAGGGAGATGGACTATTTATTTACTTTGGAGGTAAAAACATTTCTAAGGAGACTGCAGTGAAGAATGCTTTATTGTCTTTAAGTACTTACAGTTATTTTGTTCAAAATGACTTAAAAGATTACTTGCTTTCTCAAGGAGTAGAAAATATATCTATTAGAAGCGGTATTGACTTAGGAGAAGCTGAAGATGTACTTTGGGGGTCATGTGGAATTGAAGGAATTAGTGAAGTTACAACATGTAGTCTACATACAAGTTTAGCTAGTAAAATGCAGGCTTATGCAAATAAGTGCGGTATTGTTGCCGGCGCTAATGTAAAGAATCAATTGGTCAATAGTGAAGAATATTTTACCGTGGTTTCTAAAAGAACGGGAGAGGAAAATGACCGTTATATTTTTAGAAATCCTGAACAGTCATTTTATTATACTCAATATGATTTTAATTGGAGTAAATTTTTACAACAACAGTCTAATGTAACTATTGATCAAAATGGGAGGTTGAATTTTAGATTGCCTGCTATTTTAAATCCTACAAATTTGCGACCAATTGCTGAATTAAGTAAGCCATATTTAAACAGATGAGTTCTAAATTAAAAAGTGATATTGAACAGTTTGTTCAATTATATCCAATGTTCTCTTTAATGAAATCAGATAATGAAAATTTAGAATTGAAGGGCTTGGTTGATATAGTTGATACTTTTGGAAATTATTGGGATAATTATGAAATAAAGATTGTTGTGCCTTTTCATAAATATCCCAATATTATACCATTAGTGTATGAAAGTTCTAATAAAATTGACAGAGAAGATGACTGGCATATTTCAACAGATGGAGAATGCTGTTTAGATATTACTCATAATTTAATTTTACTTCAAAAGAAAGGAATTGATTTGATTTCATTTTATCAAAAAAAGGTGTACCCTTTTTTGCAAATCATCAATACAAACTCCGAACAGGTAATTATGCAAATGGAGATTATCCCCACCAGTTTGAAGGAATAAAATATTTTTATAAAAAAGAGATTGGATTATGCGATGACGAATTGATCATAAAAATATTATCCTCAATACTAAAAAATAGACTGCCTCAAAAATTAGGAACTTGTATTTGCGGTAAGAACAAATATAAACATTGTCATCTTGCTATCGTAATAAAACTTATTAGTTTTGGAAAAAAAGGCTGTCCGAAGATTTAATGCTTTTTAAAAATTTAAACGTTAAAAATTGATTTATTTTGAATTCTGAATTAATAAATCTTGTAGTTGTAATCTCTTTATTATGTACTTATACTATTTTTTAATTATTAAAAAAAACAGAAATATAAAGGATCTTTTTGACTTGAGATTACTTAAAGCATTGTCAATTATTATATAAAAAGCCCATTTGTAAAATTTTTATCATTTAAAAGTGCCTCATAAAAGGCAGTTTGCCATGAATTAATATTAATTTCTGAACGGCTGTCAAATCCCTCTTTTAAATGTTCCAGTAGTAACATACTTCCTCCGCTATTAAATAAATTAATTAGTTGTTTTTGTATATTAGAGAATTCTTCTATTCCATGCGTTACATATAGATCGTTTAAATTAAAAGAATCAAAATGATTTTTAATTCTTTTATTCAATAGTTTAGGCACCATAGATTCAGTGCTCACATAGTATTCGATTAATAGAGGTTTTACATTAATTACTTTGCAATGTAACCATTTTATGTTTTCAATATCATCATAGTAAGGATGAATTGATTCCTCTTCTGCTGATCGAGGAAAACTAACATGTTTTCCTTTATTACAATCTGTGCATGAGGGAATAAGATTGAAAGCTGATACTGATAATAGAGCATACTTTGATTTCGGAAGATTGTGGTCAAGGGTTGTTGCTATTCGTATTCCACATTGAGGACATCTGCCATTTGGTGCAGAAAAAAGTAAATTGTCATAATGTTTTCTTGCAAGATTATTTTTATTTATAAATCTTTTGCTATATAAATCTTTTAAAACTTTACTTGTAACTATTGAATTTATTTCCTGACCTCTTACAAGATGATGCAACTCATTAGACGCTTTTTTTAGGTCATATTCAGTATTAGCTACTTCTATTAAGTGAATAGCACGTTCGATTTCAGTTTTTAATTTCAGGTCTGACATGTTAGAAATACAGTCAGTAACTATTTGCCGTATATATACAGATGGTTTTATTATTTTTCTCATTCTTTATTGTGAAGTAAGTTTCTCAGTATTGATTTTCCTTCCATTCCTAATTGGCCTTCGAGGCTGGATATAGCATCATCATATGAAAGACTGCTATCGGCAATCTTTTTTAGCATAGTGTGAAATCCAGCATCAGTAACTTCGAGTCCAAATATCTCCTGCGTAAGAACCCCAACATTTTCTCCAAAAGATTCAATTTCAAGCCGTTCAGCTCTTGCAAATGCTCCCTGTCTTCGAAGTTTCCAGACACAGCTGCGTGGAACTTCTTGCAAGACAACAGGGGAATGTGTCCCAATAATTGCTACTGCATTTCTTTTTGTTAATAATTCAGATAGTGCTCTAACGAACGATGATAGTAGGGGAGGATGTAGGTACGCCTCAGGTTCATCCAGAAGAACTAGGCTTTTTTCTTCAAGTGTTTCTACTAACTTAGTAATTGTTAGAAGTACGATCTTATGACCTGAACTCAACTTATGGAAAAGCGTACCGGAAATTTCTTCAAATTCATCATCAATACTAAGTTTTGCAATCTTTGAAACTTCAGCTTCAGCAAATATTGGATCACTTTCTAGGATCCTTAATGCACTAATCCATCTTGAATTTTTAGCACCTATTATACATTTTTCTACACTTCTGACAAATTCATTTTTTAATATTATAGGACTTTTTGGAGGCAATTTCTGATCTTTGTTTTTATTGGTTGGAAAACGTTTAAGACCTATGTAAGAGTATTTGAGTCGTTTATTGGCTCTTTCTTCGTTTAAAGCTTGTAACTCATCAAAAGCGCTAAAAGATACTGAAATTAAATTTGCAAACAGGTTGGCAATATCTATTGTGTCAGTGGTTGAAAATTTTCCACGTTTAACTCTAGCAGGAGGGGTAATTTCAAGTAGCGACATTACAATATTTGTGAAAAGATGAGTCTTTCCAACTCCATTTCTGCCAATTATTACATGAATGTTAGTTGGTGGGTTAGATTTGGGTTTAACATGAAAATCGAGCGTTATCTCCTCTTGATTTCTTGTATATCCAGGTATTGTAAAAGTAAAATTATATTCCGTTAATATGCTTATCCCTTGTGCAAGTCTTCGGAACTGCCCTTCGACAGATACAGAACTGACATCCCTCATCAGGGATCTAGATGTTACAAATTGTGTCTTTGCTACTTTATATGTTTCTTCTTTTAAAGCTATATCACGAAGTGCGTTTAATACGGAAAAACGAAAATCTTCTCCGTATGAATTTAATCTTTCATAATATGAAGAGTCTTGCCCAA
It encodes:
- a CDS encoding asparaginase domain-containing protein — encoded protein: MKTLLTLLLSVLLFTGVYAQKLPRIKVLATGGTIAGKGASADRSAYKAGELPIKDLIGAVPGIEKIADITGEQIANVGRPRYEH
- a CDS encoding asparaginase domain-containing protein, with the protein product MSIDIWIKLNNRINEIYKNNEADGIVITHGTDTQEETAYFLSLTSRYDKPVIITGSMRPATAISADGPKNLFDAVTLAASKQASK
- a CDS encoding asparaginase domain-containing protein, producing the protein MLVFNEYIFSGRAALKTSTTHLNAFTAPNSGPIGQVYDGKVVMYEKILRKTNKDTPFDITGLKTLPEVAVVELYADAPATAINAYVNSGVKGIVTGGLGNGNLNKVNSDAVAAAVKKGVVVVRASRVATGRVTLLDETDDQKLGTIVADDLVPQKARILLMLGLTQTNDTKKLQEYFFEY
- a CDS encoding porin, whose translation is MRILFLILSFSLLVSNVYSQQEKQADTTVNHTVPLIKANKADLLNNIDVIFNTQIGLNNNFEGGNYTGSSFEINQFRFEVKGKVYKDKVFFRFRDRYTRDPETQSVDNISHSTDLAFIGYKISDRTSIAIGKMTANWGGYEFDMNPIDIYQYNDIVDNSDNFLTGVQFNWTLSKNHVLSGQILNSRTKSFTELYENVPDVEEAKFPACIHWKLERKFSRWKI
- a CDS encoding porin, which translates into the protein MLRKQNSLLAYIGNWNGSFLDGKFKTIYSFSVFQEALKNGRPVNMYYTALGNQFRTKKWLFQYDFKWSIEDLDRTGVVSSLIPETVLDHAAENVYYIEHWLRTVYSINEQWKISLIGMISTSYWKDISSLEKSDRVRTAWGVIPTVEFYPIKNFNLKFFATYVGRYYRYSDYSKTVLGQENNNTGRIMIGVISPLLVL
- a CDS encoding recombinase family protein, with product MKKVIRYLRFSSLGQSNGSIEAQELCTDKWISDNCAELVDTFVDVGKSAKTFERPDFIRLQEFVSKHHKTVDYLLVDQMDRFSRNAGDALTMIKELQKKYKIQVVSVTEGITFDYEVRETFLEQGCSFY
- a CDS encoding recombinase family protein, with the protein product MQFLLAEEDNINRSIKVRKGLYTAKAKEGRFIGSTPPFGYRKIGAGKDRRLVISEIEAEIVKFIYKSYLKNVPLYVIKKEVYEMGFDRKGNVAVENILKNPVYAGMLEVEAFRELPGGLFPAVHEPIIDNKTWILVQNKINEPKKTRVILDEQLPLRGILKCHCGNPLTGAPSRGKSGKYFYYYKCKFPRHNNLSAVKIHDQLLSVLEVITFPESMINQIIKGCRIKVTKELNLKKLKIIRKEKQLYDFQEKLSLLEEKWIIGEISVKSFEKWSLEYQSKITHIAEYIKKMKLFVARVTELLQQRLDLLIDMKQIFCFAALLQKRELLKFLFNNNLYYLNGNYLTNEINKSVLYKLSSLENRGLFII
- a CDS encoding Fic family protein encodes the protein MEIKFIVLPLKRDVENRTILKKVAKAHQALAELKGAANAIPNESILINTLSLQEAKDSSAIENIVTTHDELYQSDIYTRDFKSLATKEVYSYSKALQHGFTKVRENGLLINSYILEIQAELEENKAGYRKVPGTSLKNQNGEVIYTPPQHPEEIILLMNNLERFINDDDISDLDSLVKMAIIHHQFESIHPFYDGNGRTGRIINILYLVKQGLLKIPILYLSRYINEKKQTIIDYSKMLEIMIIGKIGFFLC
- a CDS encoding DNA-binding protein, producing the protein MLEGVEQTSKQTILLIDGIKREMMTFKNKMRRDLPKIYSQDLLNNLFRHPYTKIEFVKNELNVTRVTATRYLNELVRVGLLDKHKFGRDIYYINTSLLMLLSNANKKEV
- a CDS encoding helix-turn-helix domain-containing protein encodes the protein MNIGQRIRELRIEKGFSQEDLAIRANFSKSYIQKFEEGQRDIKSSQMAQLAEAFGMDISEILKPINYTSNEFVIKSIEFREANKLEMHVDYFTKKILGLLYKKYSAYSKLEKIMNENISFINPLRNFEKISSNENVEQAAKILRKKWKFEDTPIYNLIIFLEDLGVKIFEVVEDEDFVGFSCWVKSTPIIVINTKSTDVSRRRFTILHELAHLLLVFKENENKDKIERYCDQFAGAMLLPEEILRSYVNSTVSITLEELKRIKSKYGISIQAILVRMANIRLISWEKYKQWKDIYHSWTDKDIEYNGREKVSRFSYLLAKGLREGLITKDLASELSDIPMSQLSSSAINQEFLF